From a region of the Anomalospiza imberbis isolate Cuckoo-Finch-1a 21T00152 chromosome 3, ASM3175350v1, whole genome shotgun sequence genome:
- the MRPL2 gene encoding large ribosomal subunit protein uL2m, producing MAALGLCRAFGALLLSAGPRRARPPALPSGPQPWLPGPVSAPAACRGLGGSAPRCTTDPLWKCRAKYTVRPVGMKKTGGRDHTGRVRVRGIGGGHKRRYRMIDFQRLRYEDGAPPEPFTEKVISVRYDPCRSADIALVAGGNRKRWIIATENMQPGNSITNSPHISRIAVSASEGDAYPLGALPVGTLICNLESHPGKGAQYIRAAGTCGVLLRKVNGTAIVQLPSKRHMQVLETCVATVGRVSNVDHNKRVIGKAGRNRWLGKRPHTGLWHRKGGWAGRKIKPLPPMKSYVNLPQVKAVE from the exons ATGGCGGCGCTGGGGCTCTGCCGCGCCTTCGGGGCCCTCCTGCTGTCGGCGggcccccgccgggcccggcccccggcgcTGCCGTCcggcccccagccctggctgccggGGCCGGTGTCGGCGCCTGCCGCCTGCCGCGGGCTGGGCGGCTCGGCGCCGCGCTGCACCACCGACCCGCTGTGGAAGTGCCGGGCCAAGTACACCGTGCGGCCCGTGGGCATGAAGAAGACGGGCGGCCGCGACCACACAG GCCGCGTCCGTGTGCGGGGAATCGGTGGGGGACACAAGCGGCGCTACCGCATGATCGACTTCCAGCGCCTGCGCTACGAGGACGGGGCCCCTCCGGAGCCCTTCACCGAGAAGGTCATCAGCGTCCGATACGACCCTTGCAG GTCGGCTGACATCGCCCTGGTGGCCGGCGGCAACCGCAAGCGCTGGATCATTGCCACGGAGAACATGCAGCCAGGAAACAGCATCACGAACTCACCTCACATCAGTAGGATAGCAG TGTCAGCCAGTGAAGGGGACGCGTACCcactgggggctctgcctgTTGGCACGCTGATCTGCAACCTGGAGAGCCACCCTGGGAAGGGAGCGCAGTACATCCGGGCAGCTG gtacctgcggGGTGCTGCTGCGGAAAGTGAACGGGACAGCCATCGTGCAGCTGCCGTCCAAAAGGCATATGCAG GTGCTGGAGACCTGCGTGGCCACAGTGGGCCGCGTGTCCAACGTGGATCACAACAAGCGGGTGATCGGGAAGGCGGGCCGGAACCGCTGGCTGGGCAAGCGCCCACACACGGGCTTGTGGCACCGCAAGGGTGGCTGGGCCGGGCGCAAGATCAAGCCTCTCCCACCCATGAAAAGCTATGTCAACCTGCCACAGGTCAAAGCAGTGGAGTGA